One Cystobacter ferrugineus genomic window, CCCTGCGCGCCCGCCGAGTAGAAGGTCTGCTTGTCCGGCGTGTTCAGGGGCGCGTTCGTCCGGAAGCGCTCCGGCAGGTCCGGGTTGGCCAGGAAGAGCGCGCCGAAGACGACCGCGTCCGCCTCGCCGTTCTTCAGCAGGGCCTCCGCGCTCTCACGGGTGAGGCTGCCGCCGCGCAGGTAGGTGCCCGGGAAGAGCGAGCGGAACGTGGTGTGGTAGGAGTCGAGCTGGGGGCCGAACGTGGCCACGTGCAGGTAGGCGAGCTTCAACGGCGCGAGCTGCTCGACGAGGTAGCGGTAGGTCTCCCGGGGGGTGGCGTCCTTGATGTCGTTGAAGCCCATCTCCGGGGAGATCTTGATGCCGACGCGATCGCTCCCCACCTCGTCCGCCAGGGCGGCGAGGGTCTCGAGGATGAAGCGGGCGCGGTTCTCGAGCGAGCCGCCGTAGGCGTCCGTGCGGGTGTTGGTGTTGCTCGCCAGGAACTGCTCCGGCAGGTAGCCCGAGGCGGCGTGCAGCTCCACGCCATCGAAGCCGGCCTCCAGGGCGCGGCGCGCCGCGCGGCGGTACTCGCCAATCACCTCGGGGATTTCCTCGAGCCGCAGGGCGCGCGGCTGGACGAAGGGCTGCGGCCCCGTGCTGGTGAAGCTCTGTCCCGCGGGGGTGACGGCCGAGGGCGCCACCGGAAGGGCTCCACCGGGCAGCATGCTGGGGTGGGAGATGCGGCCGCTGTGCATGATTTGCATGAAGATGCGCCCGCCCTGCGCGTGGACGGCCTCGGTCACCTGCTTCCAGGCCGCCACCTGCTCGTTGGTCTCGATGCCCGGGGTGCGCACGTAGCCCTTGCCCATCGCGGAGGGAAAGACGCCCTCGGTGATGATGAGCCCCGCGCCCGCGCGCTGGCGGTAGTAGGTCGGGACGAGATCCGTGAGGACACCGGTCTGGTCGTCCGAGCGCGAGCGGGTCATCGGCGCCATGACCATGCGGTTGTTGAGCGTGTAGCGGCCGAGCGAGAGGGAAGAGAAGAGCGTGGACATGAGGGACCTCGGATGGGTGGGCGGCGAGGGCCGCCGGCGTGGGACCAACAGCGAGTCACCGTGACGAGGACAGAAGTAACCCCTTCCCCTGTCTGGGATGTAGAGCCTGATTTGGAATGCATTGTTCCGCCTATGGAACACGCGTGGCCGAGGCGGGAAGGCGCAGGGTCACCGTGGTGCCGCGCCCCTCGTGGCTCGTGAGCGCCACGCGTCCACCATGGGCTTCCACCACCCGCCGCACGTAGGCCAGCCCCAGTCCGCTGCCCGTGGTCTTGGTGGTGTAGAAGTCGTCGAAGGCGCGCTCGCGGGTGCGTGCGTTCATGCCTTCGCCGGTGTCCTCCACGCTGAGCACCACCCCCGAGTCCTCCGTCCGCGTGCGCACGGTGAGCACTCCCCCGCGAGGCATGGCCTCCAGGGCGTTGCGCACCAGGTTCTCCAGCGCGGTGGCCAGCAGGTCCCAATCTCCCGCGCAGCGCGGCAGGTCCTCGGCGAGCTCCCGGCGCAGCTCCACCCCGGGGCTCCCGGCGAAGCCCTGGAGTGACAGCACGCTCGTCACCAGGTGGTTCACGTCCAGCGGCGCCAGCAGTGGCTCCACCCGGCCCAGGCGCTGGTAGGTGCTCACCACCCGATCCAAGCGCTCCACCTGTTCGAGCAGCAGCTCGAGGAACTCGCCCTTGTCGTCCCACGGGCGGCCCCGCGCGTGCTCCACCTGGAGGTACTGCGCGGCGCCCTTGAGCGCGGCGATGGGGTTCTTCAGGTCATGCGCCATCTGCGCGGAGAAGCGGCCCAGGGTGACCATCTGCTCCAGCCGCTCACGCTGGGCGGTGAAGGCGATGACGCCCCGGCGGGTGATGGCCAGCAGCGCGAGGGTGATGGCGGCCGTGCCCACCACGAGCGCGCCGTGGCGCGCGGCGAAGACGCGGAAGACGGTGAGATAGGACAGCACGCCCACGAGCGAGAGCAGCAGCGCGTACATCGCGTGGACGTTGGACAGCTCCTGGCCGAAGAGGCGCAGGCGCAGCGCCACCACGGCGATCGCCGGCAGTCCCAAGAGCGTGCCCAGGCCGCCCAGGCGCGGCACGTCCTGGCCCAGCAGCGCCACCACGTCCGTGCCCAGCAGTGTCACCAGCAGGGCGAGCCCCGTGAGCAGCAGTCCCGTCCGGGCGCGCTCGGTGGAGCGCAGCTCGCGGCGCAGGTGCCAGGTGAGCAGGCCGAAGCTGCCGAGCAGCAGCGGCGCGCTCAGCACGAGCACCATCAGCGAGAAGCCCCGCGAGTCCACCTCGTCCGCCAGGTGCGGCGAGCCCAGTCCTCCGAGGCTCAAGAGGGCCAGCACGCCGAAGACGGCGTAGGTGGCGTACATCACCACCGCCAGCCGGCGCCGCTCGCCCACGAAGGCGAGGATGAAGTGCAGGGCGGTGGGCACGCTCATCAACGTCGCGCACGTGGCGATGAGGCGCCAGCCGGGCCCGCCCGCGTGCTCCAGGGCGAAGTCGGCGAAGTTCCACGTGGACAGCGCGATGCACAGCACCGCGAGCGGCAGCCCCATGGGACTGCGCCCCACCCGCACCAGGGCGAGGCCCGCGAGCGCCAGCAGGCCCGCGCAGGCCCCGAGGCTGATCCACGCCTGGGTCGTCATCGCTCCCCGCTCGTGCCTGCCGTGGTCCGGCTACAGGAGGGCCAGGCGCCGGGAGCGCACGGGATCCGCCGCCACGGTCTCCCACCGGCGCACGGCCGCCTCGCGCTCGCCCTCGGGCGCGTCGGCGTAGAAGCCGAGCGTGTCGTTGAGGCCGCGGCTGAGCTCCTCGATGGCGGCCAGACGGATGTCGAGCTCCGGGTGGCGCAGCGCGGCCACGAGCCAGTCGGCGCGGCGGCGCGAGCGGTTCTCCGCCCACCATGCCATCCACGCGCGCGTGTCCAGACCGAACGTGGCGCGCGTCACCTCGCGCAGCGCGTCGGCGGCGGCCTGGGCGCACACCGCGTCGCCGCTGTGGGTGAGCGGGATGAGGCCCTCGATGGCCTCGCGGTCATGCAGCGTGCCGAGGGCGCGCGCGGCGAGGGCTCGCCGCGAGGGGTCCTGGTGGGCCAGCTCCTGGCGCAGCTCGCGGCGGGCCGCGTCCATGCGGGGCAGGTGCTTGAGGGCGGAGGCGGCCACGCGCGCGGCGCTGGACAGGTCCGGCTCGGGATCGAAGAGGCCGCGCAGGATGCCGTCCACGAGCTCCACGTAGGGCAGGTTGCCGGCGGTGAGCAGCGCGAAGTAGCGCGTGTCCGCGTCGGGCGAGTCCAGCAGGGGCGCGAGCATCTGGGCCGCGGGCCGGCCGAGCCGCGACAGGGCACCCGCGATGGGGCCGAGCTCGTCCGCCTCGGGCAGCTCCACCACGGGCAGCCGGCTCCAGGCGCTGGGGCCGGGGAAGTGCATGGCGAGCACCCGGGCACTGGCCTCGGGCGAGCGTGCCAGCTCGGCCATGGCGTTGGCGCGCTGGTTGGCGTCCGGGCCGGTGAGCCGCTTGAGCAGGGGGCCGAAGTCCGGAGGCGGACGCTCCTCCTGCGACATCACCAGCGGGGCGAGCGAGGCGGCGCGGCCCGGCACGTTGGCGGAGCGGGTGGCGAAGGGGCTCCAGCCGAGGCTCGCGGCGAAGGAGGGCGCCGGGGCCGGGGCCGACGACGGGCCGGAGTCGGACAGGTCCACGTCCACGTCGAAGTCCAGCGCGGAGGAGTGGCGCTGCTCGCCCATGCGCTGCTTGCGGAAGAGGAGCAGCTCCTGGAAGGCGGCGGGCAGGTCCTGGCAGAAGAGGATGTAGTCGGAGAGCCGGCGCTGGCTGACGGGCTTCTGGCCGCAGTCTCCGTAGAGCACGGCCACGAGGCGGCCGCGCACTTCCACCGGGTAGAGGAAGAGGGTGCGCGGCGGCTGACGTCCGAACAGCTCCAGGTAGTGCCGGGTGAGGCTGTCGGGCGGCATGGGGCCCACGTAGCTGCCGCGGGTGACGGCCACGGTGCGGAAGACGCTGGAGGCGTCGAGCGGAATGGACACCTGCGCGAGCGCGTCGCCGCCCATCCCCTCGCCCCGCGAGTCCCAGCCCACGGCGGAGCCGCGCAGCACGGCGAAGGCGGCCACGTAGTCGAAGGTGCGGCGGCCGAAGCGCAGGGCGTTGTCGATGAGCCGGTCGCGGTCGCGCGTGGACTCCTTGAGGGTGGCGCGCGCCTGGGCGAGCGTCCACTCCGGCACCTCGTCACTCCTCGGCGCGGTGGACTCCGGCACGGGGGTGACGGCCGGGGGAAGCGGACGCGCGGGAGGCGCGGCCACCTCGGGAGGCATGGCCGCCATCAGGAGGGTTGGAGGAGAGATCCGCGCCGGCTGGACGGGGGCGGGAGGCGCGGCCTGGGCGGGAGGAGGAGGACGCGCGGCCTGGGGCGGCGGAGCGGCCTGCATGGGAGGCGCGGCCTGGACGGGAGGAGGAGGGCGCGCGGCCTGGGGCGGCGGAGCGCCTTGGGCGGGAGGCGGAGGACGCGCGGCCTGCATGGGAGGCGCGCCCTGGACGGGAGGAGGAGGGCGCCCGGCCTGGGGAGGCGCGACCTGGACGGGAGGCGGAGGCCGCGCGGCCTGAGGAGGCGGAGCGCCTTGATGAGGCGGAGCGGCCTGGGCGGGAGGCGGAGGACGCGCGGCGGGGGGCACCTGCTGGGGCGGTGCCGCGGGACGCGCGGGCTCGGTCATGTTCAGCCGCAGGGGCTCACGGGCGGGCGCGGACGGAGGCGGCGCTGCGGGAGCGGGACGCGCGACAGGGGCCGGGGCGGCGGGTGTCGGGGCGCGCTGGGGTGGGGGCTGTGGGGCGGGAGGTGCCTCGAGCGTCCGCTCGAAGGGGATGGCCTCGGCGGCCACCGAGCGCGCGAGCCGTTCCACCATTTCCAGGGTGAGGGCGGCGTCCTCCCCTTCGGGCCTGGGCGGCGGGGGAGGAGGAGGGGTGAGTGCCGGACCGGGAGGAGGCGGGGCGGCCTGGACTCCCATGCGCTCGGGGTCGAGCATGCCGAGCACGGCGGTGTAGCGGGGCGTGAGCGGCAGCCGGTAGATGACGGAGATCCACTCTCGTACGCGGACCTCGGTGGCTACCCACAGCTCCAGCGACTTGCCGAGCAGGAAGCCGACCTCTTCCAACTCCTTGCGGGGCACCGGGTAGCCGCAGGCCACGTGCAGGGTGTTGCCGTCGAGCGACAGGGGGACCACGCACAGCCGGTCGGCGATCTTCGGAGGGATGAAGGAGGCGACGTCCGCGTTGGGCTCGAAGTCGGCGAGGTTGACCGGACGCAGACCCGACGCCTCCCCGAGCGCGTAGAGCACCTGGGACTCGGCGAGCCATCGGCGCTCCAGCAGGGTCGTGTCGAGAGCGCCCCCGTGCGCCGCTTGATGGCGCAAGGCTTCCTCGGCTTTGTCCTGGGGGAGGAGTCCCTGCGCGATCAGGGTGTGGGCGAGATGAGAAGGCATGGGGGGTCCGGCATCTTAAAGCCGCGCGAGGCGGGCACAACGAATCCTTTAATCCGTTGTCAACCCGCTCCCCCCCTTGCTCATTCAACTCGGTTGAACGACGTAGGTGGAGGTCAGCTTGTCGTGGAGCGTCTGGCCGCGCCGATCGAAGAGGGCCATCCAGAAGCCGGCGAGGAAGAAGCCGAAGGACACGCTGGCCAGCAGGGCGCGCACGACGGCGCGGCCCGGAGCGGGCGCCTGTCCGCGGGTATCCACGAGCCTCAGGCCGAGCAACCTGCGGCCCAGCGTGCGGCCATTCCAGAGGAAGGCGGCCACGGCGCAGTACACGAGCGACAGGAGGATGAGGAGGATCGCCCCGGGAATCAGCACCGACTGCAGGGAGCGGACCTGGAGGACGAACAGGTCGAGTCCCGTGAGGCTCGTGGAGGGCGCCTGGACGCCGGCCACGGAGGAGGCGAGCAGGAGATAGAGGGCGACCACTCCGAAGATGGCGCTCGCGTCGACGCCGAAGGCGAGCAACCGGCGCCAGAGGGAGGCGGGGCGGGCGTGGACTTCCCCGTCCGTCGCGGCCATCGCGGCGGGCTTCACCGCGGGCGGGGCGGCACGCGGAGCGGGTGCCTCCTCGTCGATGTCGACCGGGATGGAGTCCTCGTCGCGGGCCGCGTACGGAAGCGGGGCGGCGCCGGGCAGTCCCGGGGACGGAGAGCGGGGAGGCATGACGGGCAGGCCGGGGGTTCTCTGGGGAACGGGTGCGGGAGTCGAGGCGGCCGTCCCGGACCAGGCGGCGGGCGAGACCGGTGGGGGCGGCGTGCGGGCCTGGGCTCCTCGCGCGGGGGTCATGCCCGGAGGGGTGGTGCGAGCGGTCATTCCCGGGGGCTGGGGCAGGGGTCCCGCTGGAATCGTCACCGCCTCACTGCTGTCGTTGTCCGCGCTCCGCTCCGACCGGCGGCGGTCGATGTGGATTTCCCGGTCCAGCAGGTTCGGGACGGCCCGAGCCGCGGACTGAGACGCGGCGGCGCAGGTGGGGCAGTCCCCGACGGGCGGCAGCGAGGCTCCGCATTTCAGGCACTTGGACAACGTTTCCTCCAGGCTGAAGAAGGCTGTAGCAGCATGAAACGCCCTCCCCGCGCCGGGAGCAAGAAAACCGCCAGGGACCCGAGGCCTTCCTGTCTGGTGGCTCACCGGGCCGCCCACCTCATGAGACGGGTCGGCGTCGGGAGACGAGCATCAATCCGACCGAGAAGAGGAGCGCGCCGACGATGGCCAGCACGATGCCCAGGGGGTTGACGCTGGAGTACATGGCGTCGGGCGCGATGGCCGTGCCAATGAGTCCTCCGAGTGTGCCTCCCGCCATGCCGAGCAGCACTCCACCCCAGAATCCCACCAGACGCGTGGCGGGCATCGCCACGAACGAGAGGACACCGACGACGAGCCCG contains:
- a CDS encoding alkene reductase; translated protein: MSTLFSSLSLGRYTLNNRMVMAPMTRSRSDDQTGVLTDLVPTYYRQRAGAGLIITEGVFPSAMGKGYVRTPGIETNEQVAAWKQVTEAVHAQGGRIFMQIMHSGRISHPSMLPGGALPVAPSAVTPAGQSFTSTGPQPFVQPRALRLEEIPEVIGEYRRAARRALEAGFDGVELHAASGYLPEQFLASNTNTRTDAYGGSLENRARFILETLAALADEVGSDRVGIKISPEMGFNDIKDATPRETYRYLVEQLAPLKLAYLHVATFGPQLDSYHTTFRSLFPGTYLRGGSLTRESAEALLKNGEADAVVFGALFLANPDLPERFRTNAPLNTPDKQTFYSAGAQGYIDYPRLSTEG
- a CDS encoding RDD family protein — translated: MSKCLKCGASLPPVGDCPTCAAASQSAARAVPNLLDREIHIDRRRSERSADNDSSEAVTIPAGPLPQPPGMTARTTPPGMTPARGAQARTPPPPVSPAAWSGTAASTPAPVPQRTPGLPVMPPRSPSPGLPGAAPLPYAARDEDSIPVDIDEEAPAPRAAPPAVKPAAMAATDGEVHARPASLWRRLLAFGVDASAIFGVVALYLLLASSVAGVQAPSTSLTGLDLFVLQVRSLQSVLIPGAILLILLSLVYCAVAAFLWNGRTLGRRLLGLRLVDTRGQAPAPGRAVVRALLASVSFGFFLAGFWMALFDRRGQTLHDKLTSTYVVQPS
- a CDS encoding FrgA protein, whose protein sequence is MPSHLAHTLIAQGLLPQDKAEEALRHQAAHGGALDTTLLERRWLAESQVLYALGEASGLRPVNLADFEPNADVASFIPPKIADRLCVVPLSLDGNTLHVACGYPVPRKELEEVGFLLGKSLELWVATEVRVREWISVIYRLPLTPRYTAVLGMLDPERMGVQAAPPPPGPALTPPPPPPPRPEGEDAALTLEMVERLARSVAAEAIPFERTLEAPPAPQPPPQRAPTPAAPAPVARPAPAAPPPSAPAREPLRLNMTEPARPAAPPQQVPPAARPPPPAQAAPPHQGAPPPQAARPPPPVQVAPPQAGRPPPPVQGAPPMQAARPPPPAQGAPPPQAARPPPPVQAAPPMQAAPPPQAARPPPPAQAAPPAPVQPARISPPTLLMAAMPPEVAAPPARPLPPAVTPVPESTAPRSDEVPEWTLAQARATLKESTRDRDRLIDNALRFGRRTFDYVAAFAVLRGSAVGWDSRGEGMGGDALAQVSIPLDASSVFRTVAVTRGSYVGPMPPDSLTRHYLELFGRQPPRTLFLYPVEVRGRLVAVLYGDCGQKPVSQRRLSDYILFCQDLPAAFQELLLFRKQRMGEQRHSSALDFDVDVDLSDSGPSSAPAPAPSFAASLGWSPFATRSANVPGRAASLAPLVMSQEERPPPDFGPLLKRLTGPDANQRANAMAELARSPEASARVLAMHFPGPSAWSRLPVVELPEADELGPIAGALSRLGRPAAQMLAPLLDSPDADTRYFALLTAGNLPYVELVDGILRGLFDPEPDLSSAARVAASALKHLPRMDAARRELRQELAHQDPSRRALAARALGTLHDREAIEGLIPLTHSGDAVCAQAAADALREVTRATFGLDTRAWMAWWAENRSRRRADWLVAALRHPELDIRLAAIEELSRGLNDTLGFYADAPEGEREAAVRRWETVAADPVRSRRLALL
- a CDS encoding sensor histidine kinase, giving the protein MTTQAWISLGACAGLLALAGLALVRVGRSPMGLPLAVLCIALSTWNFADFALEHAGGPGWRLIATCATLMSVPTALHFILAFVGERRRLAVVMYATYAVFGVLALLSLGGLGSPHLADEVDSRGFSLMVLVLSAPLLLGSFGLLTWHLRRELRSTERARTGLLLTGLALLVTLLGTDVVALLGQDVPRLGGLGTLLGLPAIAVVALRLRLFGQELSNVHAMYALLLSLVGVLSYLTVFRVFAARHGALVVGTAAITLALLAITRRGVIAFTAQRERLEQMVTLGRFSAQMAHDLKNPIAALKGAAQYLQVEHARGRPWDDKGEFLELLLEQVERLDRVVSTYQRLGRVEPLLAPLDVNHLVTSVLSLQGFAGSPGVELRRELAEDLPRCAGDWDLLATALENLVRNALEAMPRGGVLTVRTRTEDSGVVLSVEDTGEGMNARTRERAFDDFYTTKTTGSGLGLAYVRRVVEAHGGRVALTSHEGRGTTVTLRLPASATRVP